AGTGAACCAAAAATGGTGTACCTATCTCAACCCACCGAATATGACACATTATATAGTTTGGCCGAGCTAAAAGAAATTCGAGAAGTCTGTAACACCTTCGATCTTTTCTTGCTTATCGACGGAGCCCGGCTTGGTTATGCACTAGGCTCCCCAGCCAACGACATTTCCTTAGCAGAGCTTGCCCAACTAGCCGATATGTTTACCATCGGCGGTACCAAATGTGGTGCAGCTTTTGACGAGGCAATTGTTTTTCCCAAACCAGGAACGGATACCTATTTCCGTAATAATATGAAGCAAAATTCTGGCTTATTAGCTAAAGGGTGGCTACTAGGTGCTCAATTTCAAGCGCTCATGAGTGATAATTTGTACGTAGAAATTAATGCTCATGCTAATAAACAAGCACAACGGATTGCCCAAGCGTTTCATGATGCCGGGATTAGTCTGCTTTTCCCAAGCCCTACCAACCAGCAATTTGCTTTACTGACCGAACAGCAGGAACAGCAACTCTCCGCAGAGTTTATCTGCCAATTTTTTGGGACTCACGGTAATTTCCGAGTTACCCGGTTCTGTACTTCCTGGGCAACTGAGGATGCTGACATTGAAAAACTTATCGCAGCAATTAAACGCCTAGCCCCAGCTAATTAGCCTTCGTCGGAAATTTGCCAGGTAATACCAAATTTATCTTCCATCCACCCGTACATGTCTTTTTCTGGATTATATGATAAGGCGCGGTGGAAGGTTTCTTGTTGCTCCCCTCGAGCACGCAGATGCAAAGACATACCAGCACTATGTATGGCATCTACGGCTGAATCCATAAGAACAAGGGTTTGCCCGTCGATAATGATTGAGCTCAAAATAAGTTCATCACCTTCGACCAGTATTTCATTGCGCGTACCACCAAAAATCTCTAGGTAGTAATCACCCGCTTGCCGAGCTTGCCCATTGAAATGAATTGCGGGTGCGATAGTGGGTAGATCGGGGTGCGTGGTTATTTGCCAGGAGATCCCAAACTTATCGGTCAGCCATCCGTGGTCAATTCCTGGGGTGTATTCGGAAAATTCCACCAATATCACGCCGTTTTCAGACAAAATATCCCACAACCTCTGTGCTTTAGTTTTATCTAAGCTGACATATAAATTAAAGGCTGGGGTTGTTGTGTGTTCGTCAGAGGCATTAATCAGGCCAAGGGTGAAATCCTCAATACGCACCAATTTTACCCGAGTTTTACCAGCAAACTCAGCTAAATAGTGATCATTAGGGTCTGGGTAGGTGAAAGTTTTAGCGATTTCAGCATCCACTCCTACTAAGCCAAAAGCGTGTACATAGAAATCAGCAGCCTCATCAGCAGTACGATTCAACCAGGCAGTAGGAGTAATTGCAGGCATCGCCCCAGCATACATTGCGCTTGCTTTTCGACGAAGGTTACCAAAGCACGCAGAACAAAATAGCAAAACAAAAACACAGGTAGTAGTACTTGCTACAACTATAAATAAAGAGTAAACTGCATCGAACACGACTACTTTTAGTAAGTGACTGGGGTCGATTTTGGTTTCGACTGCGTTTGCTTAGCCAGGGGAAGCGTGCCGGTGCAGGCTAGAGACCACCGTAAGCGTCGTAGCAAAACAATAAACGCAGAGAATAACTCTCAGCGCGACTACGCCCTCGCTGCTTAATCAGCGACCTGCGTGTCTGTCAGCCTAGGTTCCGTCCTTGGCTTAGTGTCTGACATCATTTAAAGGACTTGCTGTTCATTTAGGTTAGTAGGGATGAACGGGACTTTTACTACTAACTGGGCTCATCATCTAGAGGAGTTTGCCCCATCTAGAGAGTCGAGTAAAGATTCCGCGCAAACTGCGCACGGAGAAGCCCTGGCACGGTGACGTAGGACCCGGGTTCAATTCCCGGCGGCTCCACTTATAGGGGAAGTACAAGCTCTCGCTTTCAAGCGTGTTTGTACTTCCCCGTTTTATTTCCACTGGGGTGTCCTTTTTCAAGATCTTCAAACTCAACGTGTTTATCCAAGTTGTAGTAGTAGAAGATGATGGCAACCTATTTATTCCTGTAAAGATTTCGTCGATGAAATATTCGAGGAGTTGAGTGCTAATCTCTGCGCTATCGATGGTGACCTCGATGAAGTGTTTTGTAGAAGGCTCCGATGTTTGCTCATCTTCGGAAAGTGGGGGTTTGATGTGTTTCGCTTAAAAGGCTGCGTCCCGATCAAGCCTTCTGGTTTTCCGCCGGCAACTGTACAACTCATCCCAAGCGGCGCGGCATTTTAGTAAGGTCTGAGGGCTATAGGTAATGTGAAATCTGCATTCGAGAACAACTTGAGACGCGCCTTCGGCGCAGGAGATGGACTATATGACACCAACCGACAAAGAAGGACAACGCGCTGAATTACACAAGACAATCTGGCGAATCGCAAATGATCTACGCGGATCGGTGGATGGTTGGGATTTCAAAGCGTATGTGCTCGGCATGCTGTTCTATCGTTTCATTTCTGAGAATCTGACAGCCTATATCAACAAAGGCGAACACAATGCAGGCGATGAAGACTTCGACTACGCGCTCTTGTCCGATGAAAATGCTGAGTACGGTCGCGCTGTAACGGTGGAGGAGAAAGGTTTCTACGTCCTGCCTTCGGAATTGTTCCAGAATGTGCGTAAACGCGCTTCCCGCGAC
This DNA window, taken from Corynebacterium kutscheri, encodes the following:
- a CDS encoding threonine aldolase family protein, giving the protein MHQPDHIPTTSHIRPHFGNDYHRTAHPRVLEELVATTKETFSGYGLDHRCEQTADLIRHLCHAPQAGVHFMTGGTQVNTTAIAATLRPWQAVISADSGHINVHETGSVEHAGHKILTLAHTLGKITATQISDLVTDYRTSGVSEHASEPKMVYLSQPTEYDTLYSLAELKEIREVCNTFDLFLLIDGARLGYALGSPANDISLAELAQLADMFTIGGTKCGAAFDEAIVFPKPGTDTYFRNNMKQNSGLLAKGWLLGAQFQALMSDNLYVEINAHANKQAQRIAQAFHDAGISLLFPSPTNQQFALLTEQQEQQLSAEFICQFFGTHGNFRVTRFCTSWATEDADIEKLIAAIKRLAPAN
- a CDS encoding VOC family protein, which codes for MPAITPTAWLNRTADEAADFYVHAFGLVGVDAEIAKTFTYPDPNDHYLAEFAGKTRVKLVRIEDFTLGLINASDEHTTTPAFNLYVSLDKTKAQRLWDILSENGVILVEFSEYTPGIDHGWLTDKFGISWQITTHPDLPTIAPAIHFNGQARQAGDYYLEIFGGTRNEILVEGDELILSSIIIDGQTLVLMDSAVDAIHSAGMSLHLRARGEQQETFHRALSYNPEKDMYGWMEDKFGITWQISDEG